The Corvus hawaiiensis isolate bCorHaw1 chromosome 2, bCorHaw1.pri.cur, whole genome shotgun sequence genome includes a window with the following:
- the ALCAM gene encoding CD166 antigen isoform X1, which produces MMEPPAAACASCRRRPLPPLLCLLLAALCLPPALGLYTVNAVYGDTITMPCPLEVPDGLMFGKWKYEMPNGSPVFIAFRSSTKKNVQYDDVPDYKDRLSLSENYTLSIKNARISDEKRFVCMLVTEDDVSEEPTIVKVFKQPSQPEILHQADLLETEKLQMLGECIARDSYPEGNVTWYKNGRVLQPVDDVVVINLQKIVDRTTGLFTMTSSLQYMPTKEDVNAKFSCIVTYYGPSGQKTMQSEPVVFDVHYPTEKVTIQVLPQSSTIKEGDNITLKCSGNGNPPPQEFLFYIPGETEGIRSSDTYVMTDVRRNATGQYRCSLTDKSMMDSTTITVHYLDLQLTPSGEVTKQIGEALPVSCTISSSRNATVFWIKDNTRMQTSPSFSSLQYQDAGNYVCETTLQEVEGLRKRQTLKLIVEGKPQIKMTKKTNTNKMSKTIICHVEGFPKPAVQWTVTGSGSILNKTEETKYVNGKFSSKIVIAPEENVTLTCIAENELERTVTSMNVSAINIPEYDEPEDRSDDNSEKVNDQAKLIVGIVVGLLLVALIAGVVYWLYVKKSNGAKGKSENAAAQNFPSLPRTASKHVDKDLGNIEENKKLEENNHKSET; this is translated from the exons CTCTGGGATTGTACACAGTAAATGCAGTATATGGAGACACTATTACTATGCCTTGTCCTCTAGAAGTACCAGATGGTCTTATGtttggaaaatggaaatat GAAATGCCAAATGGATCTCCAGTATTTATTGCCTTCAGAtcatcaacaaaaaaaaatgtacagtaTGATGATGTACCAGACTACAAAGACAGGTTGAGTCTCTCAGAAAACTATACATTATCCATCAAGAATGCAAGAATCAGTGATGAAAAGAGATTTGTATGTATGCTAGTTACAGAAGATGATGTTTCCGAAGAGCCGACGATAGTCAAAGTTTTCA AACAACCCTCTCAACCAGAAATCTTACATCAAGCAGACCTCTTAGAAACAGAGAAGCTACAAATG CTCGGGGAGTGCATTGCAAGGGACAGTTATCCCGAGGGCAATGTCACGTGGTACAAAAACGGGAGAGTTTTGCAGCCCGTGGATGATG ttgTGGTCATAAATTTGCAAAAGATTGTGGACAGAACAACTGGACTTTTCACCATGACATCGTCTCTTCAGTACATGCCAACAAAGGAGGATGTAAATGCCAAGTTCTCTTGCATTGTGACTTATTATGGACCATCTGGCCAGAAAACTATGCAGTCTGAACCAGTTGTCTTCGATGTTCACT aCCCAACAGAGAAGGTGACTATTCAAGTGCTGCCACAAAGTAGTACCATTAAAGAGGGCGATAACATCACTCTGAAGTGCTCAGGAAATGGCAACCCTCCTCCACAGGAGTTCCTGTTTTACATTCCG GGAGAAACAGAAGGTATAAGAAGCTCAGATACTTACGTAATGACAGATGTGAGACGAAATGCAACAGGACAATACAGGTGCTCTCTGACTGACAAAAGCATGATGGACTCGACCACCATCACTGTGCACT ATTTGGATTTGCAGCTTACTCCTAGTGGAGAAGTCACAAAACAGATTGGAGAGGCCCTGCCTGTGTCATGCACGATTTCTTCCAGTAGAAATGCAACTGTGTTTTGGATAAAG GACAATACCAGAATGCAAACAAGTCCATCATTTTCAAGTCTTCAGTATCAAGATGCTGGAAACTATGTCTGTGAAACGACCCTCCAGGAGGTGGAAGGATTGAGGAAAAGACAGACACTTAAACTTATTGTGGAAG GAAAACCTCAAATCAAAATGACCAAGAAAACCAACACAAATAAAATGTCTAAAACAATTATCTGCCATGTGGAAGGTTTCCCCAAACCAGCAGTGCAGTGGACAGTTACAGGCAGTGGAAGCATCCTAAATAAA aCAGAGGAGACAAAATATGTTAATGGGAAATTTTCCAGTAAAATTGTAATTGCTCCTGAGGAAAATGTAACTTTAACTTGCATTGCAGAAAATGAGCTAGAAAGGACTGTGACCTCCATGAACGTCTCTGCTA taaatATTCCAGAATACGATGAGCCAGAGGATAGGAGTG ATGACAATAGTGAAAAGGTTAATGACCAGGCAAAGCTAATAGTGGGAATTGTGGTCGGTCTTCTGCTGGTTGCTCTGATTGCAGGTGTTGTCTACTGGCTCTATGTGAAGAAATCAAA TGGCGCCAAAGGAAAGTCTGAGAACGCAGCAGCACAGAACTTTCCAAGTCTGCCGAG GACAGCATCAAAACATGTAGACAAAGATCTTGGAAATatagaagagaacaaaaaactAGAGGAAAACAATCATAAATCTGAAACTTAA
- the ALCAM gene encoding CD166 antigen isoform X2 — translation MMITEKLARGLVSSACSTAVSHTGALGLYTVNAVYGDTITMPCPLEVPDGLMFGKWKYEMPNGSPVFIAFRSSTKKNVQYDDVPDYKDRLSLSENYTLSIKNARISDEKRFVCMLVTEDDVSEEPTIVKVFKQPSQPEILHQADLLETEKLQMLGECIARDSYPEGNVTWYKNGRVLQPVDDVVVINLQKIVDRTTGLFTMTSSLQYMPTKEDVNAKFSCIVTYYGPSGQKTMQSEPVVFDVHYPTEKVTIQVLPQSSTIKEGDNITLKCSGNGNPPPQEFLFYIPGETEGIRSSDTYVMTDVRRNATGQYRCSLTDKSMMDSTTITVHYLDLQLTPSGEVTKQIGEALPVSCTISSSRNATVFWIKDNTRMQTSPSFSSLQYQDAGNYVCETTLQEVEGLRKRQTLKLIVEGKPQIKMTKKTNTNKMSKTIICHVEGFPKPAVQWTVTGSGSILNKTEETKYVNGKFSSKIVIAPEENVTLTCIAENELERTVTSMNVSAINIPEYDEPEDRSDDNSEKVNDQAKLIVGIVVGLLLVALIAGVVYWLYVKKSNGAKGKSENAAAQNFPSLPRTASKHVDKDLGNIEENKKLEENNHKSET, via the exons CTCTGGGATTGTACACAGTAAATGCAGTATATGGAGACACTATTACTATGCCTTGTCCTCTAGAAGTACCAGATGGTCTTATGtttggaaaatggaaatat GAAATGCCAAATGGATCTCCAGTATTTATTGCCTTCAGAtcatcaacaaaaaaaaatgtacagtaTGATGATGTACCAGACTACAAAGACAGGTTGAGTCTCTCAGAAAACTATACATTATCCATCAAGAATGCAAGAATCAGTGATGAAAAGAGATTTGTATGTATGCTAGTTACAGAAGATGATGTTTCCGAAGAGCCGACGATAGTCAAAGTTTTCA AACAACCCTCTCAACCAGAAATCTTACATCAAGCAGACCTCTTAGAAACAGAGAAGCTACAAATG CTCGGGGAGTGCATTGCAAGGGACAGTTATCCCGAGGGCAATGTCACGTGGTACAAAAACGGGAGAGTTTTGCAGCCCGTGGATGATG ttgTGGTCATAAATTTGCAAAAGATTGTGGACAGAACAACTGGACTTTTCACCATGACATCGTCTCTTCAGTACATGCCAACAAAGGAGGATGTAAATGCCAAGTTCTCTTGCATTGTGACTTATTATGGACCATCTGGCCAGAAAACTATGCAGTCTGAACCAGTTGTCTTCGATGTTCACT aCCCAACAGAGAAGGTGACTATTCAAGTGCTGCCACAAAGTAGTACCATTAAAGAGGGCGATAACATCACTCTGAAGTGCTCAGGAAATGGCAACCCTCCTCCACAGGAGTTCCTGTTTTACATTCCG GGAGAAACAGAAGGTATAAGAAGCTCAGATACTTACGTAATGACAGATGTGAGACGAAATGCAACAGGACAATACAGGTGCTCTCTGACTGACAAAAGCATGATGGACTCGACCACCATCACTGTGCACT ATTTGGATTTGCAGCTTACTCCTAGTGGAGAAGTCACAAAACAGATTGGAGAGGCCCTGCCTGTGTCATGCACGATTTCTTCCAGTAGAAATGCAACTGTGTTTTGGATAAAG GACAATACCAGAATGCAAACAAGTCCATCATTTTCAAGTCTTCAGTATCAAGATGCTGGAAACTATGTCTGTGAAACGACCCTCCAGGAGGTGGAAGGATTGAGGAAAAGACAGACACTTAAACTTATTGTGGAAG GAAAACCTCAAATCAAAATGACCAAGAAAACCAACACAAATAAAATGTCTAAAACAATTATCTGCCATGTGGAAGGTTTCCCCAAACCAGCAGTGCAGTGGACAGTTACAGGCAGTGGAAGCATCCTAAATAAA aCAGAGGAGACAAAATATGTTAATGGGAAATTTTCCAGTAAAATTGTAATTGCTCCTGAGGAAAATGTAACTTTAACTTGCATTGCAGAAAATGAGCTAGAAAGGACTGTGACCTCCATGAACGTCTCTGCTA taaatATTCCAGAATACGATGAGCCAGAGGATAGGAGTG ATGACAATAGTGAAAAGGTTAATGACCAGGCAAAGCTAATAGTGGGAATTGTGGTCGGTCTTCTGCTGGTTGCTCTGATTGCAGGTGTTGTCTACTGGCTCTATGTGAAGAAATCAAA TGGCGCCAAAGGAAAGTCTGAGAACGCAGCAGCACAGAACTTTCCAAGTCTGCCGAG GACAGCATCAAAACATGTAGACAAAGATCTTGGAAATatagaagagaacaaaaaactAGAGGAAAACAATCATAAATCTGAAACTTAA
- the ALCAM gene encoding CD166 antigen isoform X3: MMEPPAAACASCRRRPLPPLLCLLLAALCLPPALGLYTVNAVYGDTITMPCPLEVPDGLMFGKWKYEMPNGSPVFIAFRSSTKKNVQYDDVPDYKDRLSLSENYTLSIKNARISDEKRFVCMLVTEDDVSEEPTIVKVFKQPSQPEILHQADLLETEKLQMLGECIARDSYPEGNVTWYKNGRVLQPVDDVVVINLQKIVDRTTGLFTMTSSLQYMPTKEDVNAKFSCIVTYYGPSGQKTMQSEPVVFDVHYPTEKVTIQVLPQSSTIKEGDNITLKCSGNGNPPPQEFLFYIPGETEGIRSSDTYVMTDVRRNATGQYRCSLTDKSMMDSTTITVHYLDLQLTPSGEVTKQIGEALPVSCTISSSRNATVFWIKDNTRMQTSPSFSSLQYQDAGNYVCETTLQEVEGLRKRQTLKLIVEGKPQIKMTKKTNTNKMSKTIICHVEGFPKPAVQWTVTGSGSILNKTEETKYVNGKFSSKIVIAPEENVTLTCIAENELERTVTSMNVSAINIPEYDEPEDRSDDNSEKVNDQAKLIVGIVVGLLLVALIAGVVYWLYVKKSKTASKHVDKDLGNIEENKKLEENNHKSET; this comes from the exons CTCTGGGATTGTACACAGTAAATGCAGTATATGGAGACACTATTACTATGCCTTGTCCTCTAGAAGTACCAGATGGTCTTATGtttggaaaatggaaatat GAAATGCCAAATGGATCTCCAGTATTTATTGCCTTCAGAtcatcaacaaaaaaaaatgtacagtaTGATGATGTACCAGACTACAAAGACAGGTTGAGTCTCTCAGAAAACTATACATTATCCATCAAGAATGCAAGAATCAGTGATGAAAAGAGATTTGTATGTATGCTAGTTACAGAAGATGATGTTTCCGAAGAGCCGACGATAGTCAAAGTTTTCA AACAACCCTCTCAACCAGAAATCTTACATCAAGCAGACCTCTTAGAAACAGAGAAGCTACAAATG CTCGGGGAGTGCATTGCAAGGGACAGTTATCCCGAGGGCAATGTCACGTGGTACAAAAACGGGAGAGTTTTGCAGCCCGTGGATGATG ttgTGGTCATAAATTTGCAAAAGATTGTGGACAGAACAACTGGACTTTTCACCATGACATCGTCTCTTCAGTACATGCCAACAAAGGAGGATGTAAATGCCAAGTTCTCTTGCATTGTGACTTATTATGGACCATCTGGCCAGAAAACTATGCAGTCTGAACCAGTTGTCTTCGATGTTCACT aCCCAACAGAGAAGGTGACTATTCAAGTGCTGCCACAAAGTAGTACCATTAAAGAGGGCGATAACATCACTCTGAAGTGCTCAGGAAATGGCAACCCTCCTCCACAGGAGTTCCTGTTTTACATTCCG GGAGAAACAGAAGGTATAAGAAGCTCAGATACTTACGTAATGACAGATGTGAGACGAAATGCAACAGGACAATACAGGTGCTCTCTGACTGACAAAAGCATGATGGACTCGACCACCATCACTGTGCACT ATTTGGATTTGCAGCTTACTCCTAGTGGAGAAGTCACAAAACAGATTGGAGAGGCCCTGCCTGTGTCATGCACGATTTCTTCCAGTAGAAATGCAACTGTGTTTTGGATAAAG GACAATACCAGAATGCAAACAAGTCCATCATTTTCAAGTCTTCAGTATCAAGATGCTGGAAACTATGTCTGTGAAACGACCCTCCAGGAGGTGGAAGGATTGAGGAAAAGACAGACACTTAAACTTATTGTGGAAG GAAAACCTCAAATCAAAATGACCAAGAAAACCAACACAAATAAAATGTCTAAAACAATTATCTGCCATGTGGAAGGTTTCCCCAAACCAGCAGTGCAGTGGACAGTTACAGGCAGTGGAAGCATCCTAAATAAA aCAGAGGAGACAAAATATGTTAATGGGAAATTTTCCAGTAAAATTGTAATTGCTCCTGAGGAAAATGTAACTTTAACTTGCATTGCAGAAAATGAGCTAGAAAGGACTGTGACCTCCATGAACGTCTCTGCTA taaatATTCCAGAATACGATGAGCCAGAGGATAGGAGTG ATGACAATAGTGAAAAGGTTAATGACCAGGCAAAGCTAATAGTGGGAATTGTGGTCGGTCTTCTGCTGGTTGCTCTGATTGCAGGTGTTGTCTACTGGCTCTATGTGAAGAAATCAAA GACAGCATCAAAACATGTAGACAAAGATCTTGGAAATatagaagagaacaaaaaactAGAGGAAAACAATCATAAATCTGAAACTTAA